The following coding sequences are from one Capsicum annuum cultivar UCD-10X-F1 chromosome 3, UCD10Xv1.1, whole genome shotgun sequence window:
- the LOC107854708 gene encoding 26S proteasome non-ATPase regulatory subunit 1 homolog A — MATAATMVSSAGGLLAMLNESHPQLKLHALSNLNTFVDYFWPEISTSVPVIESLYEDEEFDQRQLAALVASKVFYHLGEHNVSLSYALGAGPLFDVSEDSDYVHTVLAKALDEYASHKIRAAESNEATEVDPRLESIVERMLDKCIKDGKYQQAIGMAIECRRLDKVAEAIVRSDNVDATLAYCSNVSHNFVNRREYRSEVLRLLVEVYEKSPSPNYLSMCQWLMFLDKPEDVASILEKLLRSENKDDALLAFQIAFDLVENEHQAFLLRVRDRLSGPNLQPSDPVQSIPVDSDRAATEDAEASEDVPLLEESRPSGGTITAADPKEVIYAERLGKLKGILSGETSIQLTLQFLYSHNKSDLHILKTIKQSVEMRNSVCHSATIYANAIMHAGTTVDTFLRENLDWLSRATNWAKFSATAGLGVIHSGHLQQGRSLMAPYLPQGGAGGGGSPYSEGGALYALGLIHANHGEGIKQFLRDSLRSTNVEVIQHGACLGLGLAALGTADEDIYDDIKNVLYTDSAVAGEAAGIGMGLLMVGTASEKASEMLAYAHETQHEKIIRGLALAIALTVYGREEEADTLIEQMTRDQDPILRYGGMYALALAYRGTANNKAIRQLLHFAVSDVSDDVRRTAVLALGFVMYSEPEQVPRIVSLLSESYNPHVRYGAAMAVGISCAGTGLSEAISLLEPLTSDVVDFVRQGALIAMAMVMVQISEASDSRVGAFRRQLEKIVLDKHEDTMSKMGAILASGILDAGGRNVTIKLLSKTKHDKITAVVGLAVFSQFWYWYPLIYFVSLAFSPTALIGLNSDLKVPKFDFVSHAKPSLFEYPKPITVTTTTSAVKLPTAVLSTSARAKARASKKEAEKANAEKAAGESSSGATNLGKGKSTDKDGESMQVDAPAEKKNEPEPSFEILTNPARVVPAQEKYIKFLEDSRYVPVKSSPSGFVLLRDLRPDEPEVLSLTDAPSSTTASTGGGSTGQQAQASAMAVDEEPQPPPAFEYTA, encoded by the exons ATGGCCACGGCGGCGACGATGGTGAGTTCGGCGGGCGGTTTATTAGCGATGTTGAATGAGAGTCATCCGCAGTTGAAGCTACACGCGCTCTCCAATCTCAACACCTTTGTTGATTACTTTTGGCCCGAGATCTCTACTTCCGTCCCCGTCAT TGAAAGCTTGTACGAGGATGAAGAGTTTGACCAAAGACAACTAGCTGCATTAGTTGCTTCAAAG GTTTTCTATCATTTGGGTGAACATAATGTCTCATTATCCTACGCCCTTGGAGCTGGCCCTCTTTTTGACGTTTCTGAGGATTCCGACTATGTTCATACGGTTCTTG CTAAAGCACTGGATGAATATGCAAGCCATAAGATTAGGGCAGCTGAGTCAAATGAAGCCACAGAGGTGGATCCCAGGCTGGAGTCTATTGTGGAGAGAATGCTTGATAA GTGTATAAAAGATGGCAAATATCAACAAGCCATTGGCATGGCCATTGAATGCCGAAGGCTGGATAAGGTTGCTGAAGCAATTGTGAGAAGTGATAACGTTGATGCTACTCTAGCATATTGCAGTAATGTCTCCCATAACTTCGTTAATCGTAGGGAATATCGTAGTGAG GTGCTTCGTCTTCTTGTGGAAGTGTATGAGAAGTCACCATCTCCAAACTATTTGAGCATGTGCCAGTGGCTTATGTTTTTGGATAAACCAGAGGATGTAGCAAGCATATTGGAAAAACTATTAagatcagaaaataaagatgatgctCTATTGGCTTTTCAAATAGCTTTTGACCTTGTAGAGAACGAGCACCAAGCTTTTCTTTTGAGGGTAAGAGACCGGCTCTCCGGCCCAAATCTTCAACCTTCAGACCCGGTACAGTCTATACCTGTGGATTCTGATCGAGCAGCGACTGAAGATGCAGAAGCTTCAGAGGATGTTCCGTTGTTGGAGGAAAGTAGACCTTCAGGTGGAACTATAACAGCTGCAGATCCAAAAGAAGTCATATATGCTGAAAGGTTGGGAAAATTGAAAGGGATTCTATCAGGGGAGACATCAATACAGTTGACCTTGCAATTCTTATACAGCCATAACAA GTCAGATCTACATATTCTTAAAACAATAAAGCAATCCGTTGAGATGAGAAATAGTGTGTGTCATAGTGCGACGATATATGCAAATGCAATCATGCATGCTGGAACTACTGTGGATACATTCCTCAGGGAGAACCTG GACTGGCTAAGCCGTGCAACAAACTGGGCTAAATTCAGTGCAACAGCTGGACTAGGTGTTATTCACAGTGGCCATTTGCAGCAGGGGAGATCACTTATGGCCCCTTACTTGCCACAAGGTGGAGCTGGTGGGGGTGGTAGTCCATATTCAGAAGGCGGTGCCCTATATGCTCTTGGTTTAATTCATGCAAATCACGGGGAGGGTATCAAACAGTTTCTTCGTGATAGTCTACGTAGTACAAATGTCGAG GTTATTCAGCATGGTGCCTGCTTAGGACTTGGGTTGGCAGCTTTAGGAACTGCTGATGAAGATATCTATGATGACATTAAAAACGTGCTATATACTGACAGTGCTGTTGCTGGAGAAGCTGCTGGTATTGGTATGGGTTTGTTGATGGTTGGAACTGCAAGTGAGAAGGCAAGTGAGATGCTTGCTTATGCTCACGAGACACAGCATGAGAAGATAATCAG GGGTTTGGCACTAGCTATAGCCCTTACAGTCtatggaagagaagaagaagcagatacaTTGATCGAGCAGATGACTAGGGATCAGGACCCTATATTGCGTTATGGTGGCATGTATGCTTTGGCATTGGCTTACAGAGGAACTGCGAATAATAAGGCTATCCGTCAGTTGCTGCATTTTGCTGTATCAGATGTTAGTGATGATGTCCGCCGTACTGCTGTATTGGCACTTGGATTTGTTATGTATTCCGAGCCAGAGCAG GTGCCTCGAATTGTGTCATTGTTATCGGAGTCTTACAATCCACATGTGCGATATGGTGCGGCTATGGCAGTTGGAATTTCTTGTGCAGGTACTGGTCTGAGTGAGGCCATCTCGTTGTTGGAACCTTTGACATcagatgtagttgattttgtaCGCCAAGGTGCTCTCATAGCAATGGCCATGGTGATGGTCCAGATAAGTGAAGCCAGTGATTCCCGTGTTGGTGCCTTCAG GCGGCAACTGGAGAAAATTGTCCTAGATAAGCATGAAGATACCATGAGTAAGATGGGTGCTATTTTGGCTTCTGGAATTCTTGATGCTGGTGGAAGAAATGTGACCATAAAATTACTTTCGAAGACAAAGCATGATAAAATTACAGCAGTCGTTGGACTAGCTGTTTTTAGTCAGTTTTGGTATTGGTATCCTCTTATATATTTTGTTAGCTTAGCATTCTCGCCAACAGCTTTAATTGGTCTGAACTCTGACCTAAAAGTGCCAAAGTTCGACTTCGTATCACACGCCAAGCCCTCGCTGTTCGAGTATCCTAAGCCAATCACCGTAACCACAACAACTTCTGCTGTCAAACTCCCCACAGCTGTTCTATCAACATCAGCTAGAGCCAAGGCAAGGGCTAGTAAGAAAGAGGCTGAGAAAGCCAATGCCGAGAAGGCAGCTGGAGAGTCgtcatctggtgcaacaaatttgGGGAAGGGCAAGTCTACTGATAAGGATGGGGAGTCCATGCAG GTGGATGCTCCTGCAGAGAAGAAAAACGAACCAGAGCCATCATTTGAGATCTTAACCAATCCCGCTAGAGTGGTTCCAGCTCAGgagaaatacataaaatttttggaAGATAGCAGATACGTGCCAGTTAAATCATCACCTTCTGGGTTTGTGCTTCTGAGGGATCTACGTCCTGATGAACCTGAAGTATTATCTCTCACCGATGCACCCTCATCAACTACAGCCAGCACTGGTGGTGGATCAACTGGACAGCAGGCCCAGGCATCAGCAATGGCTGTTGATGAGGAGCCTCAGCCTCCACCTGCATTTGAGTACACAGCGTGA
- the LOC107854705 gene encoding transcription factor FAMA, with amino-acid sequence MEKKENNQPSMPTIYDNYYSLNEDPYCHNYQHPPMVDEEVALMVPQKEDKFKEEINASSQVSFHGDNVENRKANESKKKKRKRITRIKSSEEVENQRMIHIEVERNRRKQMNAHLHVLKSLMPSSYVQRGDQASIVGGAIEFVRELEQLLQCLESQKRRKLNGDDEYSSLMDIQDPQLLFAPNNNLPLTNENEIEMQEDRAEIKSCLADVEVKIIGSDNAIIKILSKRRPGQLINTISALQDLQLNIIHTNVTTIEETVLYSFNVKICGETRFTADNIANLVQQIFSFFHANSPL; translated from the exons atggagaaaaaagaaaacaaccaG CCTTCTATGCCTACAATTTATGATAATTACTACTCTCTTAATGAGGATCCTTATTGTCATAACTATCAACATCCACCAATGGTTGATGAAGAAGTAGCCTTAATGGTGCCACAAAAAGAAGACAAGTTTAAAGAGGAAATTAATGCCTCTTCACAAGTGAGTTTTCATGGTGATAATGTTGAAAATAGAAAGGCAAATGAAagcaagaagaagaagaggaaaaggaTTACAAGAATTAAGAgtagtgaagaagttgagaacCAAAGAATGATACATATTGAGGTAGAGAGGAATAGAAGAAAGCAAATGAATGCACATCTTCATGTGTTGAAGTCTCTCATGCCAAGTTCCTATGTACAAAGG ggAGATCAAGCTTCAATTGTTGGTGGAGCAATAGAATTTGTAAGAGAATTGGAGCAACTTTTACAATGCCTTGAATcacaaaagagaagaaaactcAATGGAGATGATGAATATTCATCATTAATGGATATTCAAGATCCACAATTATTATTTGCTCCTAATAATAATTTGCCTCTTACAAatgaaaatgaaattgaaatGCAAGAAGATAGAGCTGAGATAAAGTCATGTTTGGCTGATGTTGAAGTGAAGATTATAGGTTCTGATAATGCCATAATCAAGATTTTGTCAAAAAGAAGGCCAGGGCAACTCATTAATACCATTTCTGCATTACAAGATTTGCAACTTAACATTATTCACACAAATGTTACAACAATTGAAGAGACTGTTTTGTATTCTTTCAATGTTAAG ATTTGTGGTGAAACAAGGTTTACAGCTGATAATATAGCAAATTTGGTCCAGCAAATATTCAGTTTCTTTCATGCAAACAGTCCCCTATGA